The Thunnus maccoyii chromosome 9, fThuMac1.1, whole genome shotgun sequence genome includes a region encoding these proteins:
- the ppp2r2aa gene encoding serine/threonine-protein phosphatase 2A 55 kDa regulatory subunit B alpha isoform — protein sequence MAGAGGGSNDVQWCFSQVKGAIDDDVAEADIISTVEFNHSGELLATGDKGGRVVIFQQEPESKNQPQCCGEYNVYSTFQSHEPEFDYLKSLEIEEKINKIRWLPQKNAAQFLLSTNDKTIKLWKISERDKRPEGYNLKEEDGRYRDPNTVTALRVPVFRPMDLMVEASPRRVFANAHTYHINSISVNSDCETYLSADDLRVNLWHLEITDRSFNIVDIKPANMEELTEVITAAEFHPNQCNTFVYSSSKGTIRLCDMRASALCDKHAKLFEEPEDPNNRSFFSEIISSISDVKFSHSGRYMMTRDYLSVKIWDLNMETRPVETYQVHEYLRSKLCSLYENDCIFDKFECCWNGNDSVVMTGSYNNFFRMFDRGYRQDVTLEASRENSKPRSVLKPRKVSTGGKRKKDEISVDSLDFNKKILHTAWHPLDNIIAVATTNNLYIFQEKLN from the exons ATGGCAG GGGCCGGCGGTGGGAGCAATGATGTGCAGTGGTGCTTTTCACAAGTCAAAGGAGCGATAGATGACGATGTAGCCGAAG CTGACATCATATCTACTGTTGAATTCAACCACTCTGGAGAGCTGCTAGCCACTGGGGACAAGGGGGGCCGTGTTGTCATCTTTCAACAGGAGCCAGAG AGTAAGAACCAACCGCAGTGCTGTGGAGAGTACAACGTTTACAGCACCTTCCAGAGCCATGAGCCCGAGTTCGACTACCTGAAAAGTCTTGAGATTGAGGAGAAGATCAACAAGATTCGATGGTTGCCTCAGAAGAATGCAGCACAGTTCCTTTTATCCACAAATG ACAAAACCATAAAGCTGTGGAAAATCAGTGAGCGTGACAAGAGACCCGAGGGCTACAATTTGAAGGAAGAAGATGGCCGATACAGAGATCCAAATACAGTTACAGCACTACGG GTACCAGTATTCAGGCCCATGGATTTGATGGTGGAGGCCAGCCCCAGACGAGTGTTTGCAAATGCTCACACCTACCATATCAACTCCATCTCAGTCAACAGTGATTGTGAGACCTACCTGTCTGCAGATGACCTTCGCGTTAACCTATGGCATTTGGAGATCACTGACCGCAGCTTTA ATATTGTTGACATTAAGCCAGCTAATATGGAGGAGTTGACGGAGGTGATCACAGCAGCAGAGTTTCACCCCAACCAGTGCAACACTTTTgtgtacagcagcagcaagggCACCATCCGTCTGTGTGACATGAGGGCGTCAGCGCTGTGTGACAAACATGCCAAAT TGTTTGAAGAGCCAGAGGATCCAAACAATCGCTCATTCTTCTCTGAAATCATCTCATCCATCTCTGATGTAAAGTTCAGCCACAGTGGACGCTACATGATGACCCGCGACTACCTGTCTGTCAAAATCTGGGACCTCAACATGGAGACCCGACCCGTAGAGACGTATCAG GTGCATGAATATCTCAGAAGTAAGTTGTGTTCACTCTATGAGAACGACTGCATCTTCGACAAGTTTGAGTGCTGTTGGAATGGGAACGACAG CGTCGTGATGACTGGTTCCTACAACAACTTCTTCAGGATGTTTGACAGAGGCTACCGGCAGGACGTGACCCTAGAGGCATCGCGGGAGAACAGCAAACCGCGGTCGGTGCTGAAACCTCGCAAAGTAAGCACAGGTGGGAAGCGCAAAAAGGATGAGATCAGTGTAGACAGTCTGGACTTTAACAAGAAGATCCTGCACACTGCCTGGCATCCTCTGGACAACATCATTGCTGTGGCCACCACCAACAATCTGTACATATTCCAGGAAAAACTGAACTAG
- the vps33a gene encoding vacuolar protein sorting-associated protein 33A, which yields MAAHLSYGRVNLNILREAARKELREFLDKCAGSKAIVWDEYLTGPFGLIAQYSLLKEHEVEKMFTLKSGRLPSADVKNIIFFVRPRLELMDIIAENVFSEDKMHSSRDFHILFVPRRSMLCEQRLKEQGVLGSFINIDEYILDLIPYDGDLLSMEYESAFRECYLENDQTSLYHTAKGLMTLQALYGTIPQIYGKGECARHVANMMLRMKREFAGSQNQILPVFDTLLLLDRNVDLLTPLATQLTYEGLIDEIYGINNGYVKLPPEKFAQKKQGEASKDLPTEPKKLQLNSAEELYAEIRDKNFNAVGAALSKKAKIISAAFEERHNAKTVGEIKQFVSQLPHMQAARSSLANHTSIAELIKDITTSEAFFDNLTVEQEFMTGVDTDKVNTYIEDCIAQKDPLIKILRLVCMQSVCNNGLKQKVFDYYKREILQTYGYEHILTLNNLEKAGLLKPQTGSRNNYPTIRKTLKLWMEDANEQNPNDISYVYSGYAPLSIRLTQVLARPGWRSIEEVLKMLPGPHFEERQQLPAGLHKKRQQGENRTTLVFFLGGVTYAEIAALRFLSQMEDSGMEYIIATTKLVNGTTWIKSLMDRPEAQVP from the exons ATGGCTGCCCACCTGTCTTACGGGAGagtcaatttaaacattttgagaGAAGCGGCAAGAAAAGAGCTCCGAGAGTTTCTGGACAAATGTGCAGGAAGCAAG GCCATAGTTTGGGATGAATATCTGACGGGACCTTTTGGACTGATAGCACAGTACTCTTTATTGAAG GAACATGAAGTGGAGAAGATGTTTACCCTCAAGAGTGGCCGGCTCCCCTCTGCTGATGTCAAAAATATTATCTTCTTTGTCCGTCCCAGACTGGAGCTTATGGATATCATCGCTGAGAATGTGTTCAG tgaGGATAAGATGCATTCATCACGCGACTTCCACATTTTGTTCGTGCCGCGGAGGAGCATGCTGTGTGAACAGCGGCTGAAGGAGCAGGGCGTTCTGGGCTCTTTCATCAACATTGATGAATATATTCTGGATCTGATTCCCTATGATGGTGACCTGCTCTCTATGGAGTATGAAAGTGCCTTCAGG GAGTGCTACTTGGAAAATGACCAAACAAGCCTTTACCACACAGCCAAAGGCCTCATGACCTTACAGGCGCTGTACGGCACCATTCCACAGATTTATGGGAAAGGAGAATGTGCACGG CATGTCGCCAACATGATGCTGAGGATGAAGAGGGAGTTCGCTGGTAGTCAGAATCAGATCCTGCCAGTGTTTGACACTCTGCTCCTCCTGGACCGAAACGTTGACCTGCTCACCCCTCTTGCCACACAGCTCACCTATGAAGGTCTCATTGATGAGATCTATGGAATCAATAATG GTTATGTCAAGTTGCCTCCTGAGAAGTTTGCGCAGAAGAAACAAGGTGAAGCGAGTAAAGATTTACCCACAGAGCCCAAGAAGTTACAGCTCAACTCAGCAGAGGAACTGTATGCAGAAATCCGGGATAAGAATTTCAATGCTGTTGGAGCAGCACTCAGCAAGAAGGCCAAAATCATTTCTGCTGCCTTTGAG GAACGTCATAACGCCAAAACGGTGGGAGAAATAAAGCAGTTTGTGTCTCAGTTGCCTCACATGCAGGCAGCACGGAGCTCACTGGCTAACCACACTTCTATAGCAGAACTCATCAAGGACATCACCA CATCGGAGGCCTTCTTTGATAACCTAACAGTGGAGCAGGAGTTTATGACCGGAGTCGACACAGACAAG GTGAACACGTACATTGAAGACTGCATTGCCCAAAAAGACCCACTGATCAAGATTTTGCGTTTGGTGTGCATGCAGTCTGTCTGCAACAACGGCCTCAAGCAGAAGGTGTTTGACTACTACAAGAGGGAGATTCTCCAG ACCTATGGTTATGAACACATATTAACACTGAATAACCTAGAGAAGGCGGGTCTTCTGAAACCACAGACGGGCTCGAGGAATAACTACCCCACCatcagaaaaacactcaaactGTGGATGGAGGACGCCAATGAACAG AACCCCAACGACATCTCATATGTGTACAGCGGCTACGCACCGCTAAGCATCCGACTGACCCAGGTCCTAGCCAGGCCGGGCTGGCGTAGCATTGAAGAGGTGCTGAAGATGCTCCCAGGTCCACACTTTGAGGAGAGACAACAGCTACCTGCTGGACTCCACAAGAAAC GCCAGCAAGGGGAGAATAGGACCACGCTGGTGTTTTTCCTCGGAGGAGTGACGTACGCGGAGATAGCAGCTCTTCGTTTCCTCTCTCAGATGGAAGACAGCGGGATGGAGTACATTATAGCCACAACGAAACTAGTAAACGGTACAACTTGGATCAAATCCCTTATGGACAGACCTGAAGCCCAGGTCCCCTGA